The Drosophila sechellia strain sech25 chromosome 2L, ASM438219v1, whole genome shotgun sequence region ATGAGTTAGTTGgattaaattgatttaaacTCACCAAATGTTGGTCTTAACTTGTATATACTGAAGATGATGAAGATGATTAGATCACTAAAAAAGTACATAGAAGTATGTTTTGAAATATTGATACATTATGAAATATGAATACATTCAATCATTCTTAACAAGGAATTGTCTTAAGTTGATCTcagataaaatttaaatgataagcaaatcgaaaaatcgtttttatcTTCTTGCAGCATTGATGGCATCAAAGCTGAATGCAAAAACTACAGTGACAAAGTCTGAACCCACAGAATTTGCATGTCAATATGGTAAGCCGAAGCATCCAGAATATACATAAGTTAAGCTAAAAAGAGCCAAAAAGTATGCCACAATCCCACAAACTCATGCAGACAAAAAAGAGACAGaccaaaaaaaggaaaaataactgagaaatttgtatttatacaGTTGCCAGGTTTTTGGCGCAAAAAGACAAACAACAGCAGGATACGGCGCAAAAAAAAGGACAACAGACAACAAGCTCCAGGAGCCCAAAGAAATGCAAACAACAAACTGCAAACTAAAAGCGCATTTCGAAAATCGAAAAGACCCAAAAGAGCCACAAATATGCAACCGCAACAAACCAACTCAAAAGCCAcgcccccacacacacacatgcactccCACTTTCTGTTGTGTGCGTGCAcgagtgcgagtgtgtgtgcggcaAGCGAGATAAATGCATGGAACGCGCACAATTAAATATTCAGAGCGAATATTTTTTGTCGGTCCTCGCCAGTTGCCATTGCAGTTGAGTACCAACTACCAAGCGAACTAACCAAACGTAAATAAAAGTACAATCGGAAGCTTTAAACAAATTCTCATCTTTTTAAAGccattttttgtatctttatGATTGCAAATTGCAATCAAATCTAGTTAAGAGTGTAGTTCTGTTTTTTGTGCTAGCTGTGTAATAGTAACATTACTAATTAAGGGGTATACACAATTCGTGTTCGCCCAGTTCTCAAATGTGAAAGGCCCAAAGTAAAAAGTTTCTTTTGGAAATGTTGTTCAAACACGTAACGTCAGGAAAGATATGCTCTTACCATATGTAATCATGCATCTGTTCCAGCCATATTTTTTGGATAAGTAACGGAAAGGCTGGCTATCCTTAGTAGGCAGAAATTGTTtcgtttatttataaattaatcaatAGTAGTAAAATAAAGGAAATAATATAAAGCCATATTCAATGCTACAGCTTTTGTGATTCCACTTTGATCATCTTTAATTAGTTGTTTAAATGTCGTTCTTTAATCATAAAACCACTGCCGCAAACAATAAGTACCGACTTGAAATGCATATCCCCTTCGCGGCTTTTACAGACAATTGACTGGGTAAACGGAGAGGGGGCGAACAAAGCGCCTTGCGGTGAATGTGAAAAGAGCTGGAAAAACGGAAAAGCAAGCAGGCCCAGCTGTCAAAGGTACAGTTATTCCCGTGTATGTCCGGGATCTGCATATGGGAAAGAGACTCCGAGTCGCTGTCAGAGGAAAAGGATCTCCAATGTCGATGACGACAATGATGGTGGTGATGATGACAGCGATGGCGTGGCGGATGcggtttccgtttccggtttgCGGTCCAAGGCTGGAAAAGCGGACCACTCTACGACCCACTAAGCTGTGTCCATTTGCTGTTATCAGTCTTTAGCATTTACAATTTGGTTGGACTGCCATTGGGAAAATTTCTGGTATTTGTGTATCCATTTTGTGTGTTGAAGTTTTCCCATTTAAATGCGACAACTTCCTGGCCCTTGAATTGACACTGGCCCACCGGTTCCGCACCGCCCACTTGGCTCCCCGGGAAAAGTTACTCGGCTGCATTTCCTGCTGCAAAATGTTGCATTTCCTCTGGTTCTCTGGACACTGGGCAAAGTTTTCGAGCTAAACTTATTTGGATGATTAAGTGAGGCAATTTCGGACATTAAGCTGGATTGACTTTGATGCAAACAGGTTTAGTTTAAGGCCAAGACAAGCCCGCAATTGCGCACATGCATATGCGATTATCTTCCACACTGGTTAATCCCATTATGGCTCCGTGCATTCTCCTAACCCTTCTTGAATCGGCATTTGCACCTGGCCAGCTCAAAAGGaactcatatttttattattattacttttccAGCGCTGACAATGAAAAAAGGTCGAAAATATGCACGCACACATGGTCGAATATAAACAAGAGGAACAAGGAGGGGGTGGGAATGCCGGGAGCTGCGTCCAGTTTGCAGTTCCACCATGGTGTATACGTAATTTGCATTACAATGAACTCGACATACCCCTGTGCCCCCTTTACTGCAGCAAGGTGTATAATTTTGATAGCAATTCTACAAAGGCCACAGGACTGCTGTTGAAGGGGGGAAAGCTGGGGGCCAGAGATTGGTGAACGAAGGTTGAGGCGCTCGGTGAACGCTGCATTTCAATTGGAATAACAATAATTGTttgcagcagccacagcagcaacagaagcgCCTCTACCTCGCCCTACCCCAAAAATTCCACACCCACATTGTATTGCTTTGTTTTGTGGCTTGGCAATTCTTGCTCTTCTGACGCTTTCCCCTCCTCATTTTCAGCCGCCAACTTTTGCATGAAAATGGCAAGAGCGGATGTTGAGTGTCAGTGACTGCCGCGCCCCCATTGAATGGTACCTCCCCAAAGCGGCTATCTAGCCTTTTGTTGCTTGGAAAACCCCTCGGATTCAGTCCAACACATTCGAAACCACATGAAggtaaaaaaatacattttagtTACTACATTTTATATCTCAATTCTACAAAATAGCTGATTTAagcttattaaaataatattattgaagGAGATGAAGAAGCTTACAAAACTTAACTAGCATATAAAATAGAGCtagaattattaaaataaatacattaaaaactcAATTATTTAGCAGCTTTAAGTAAATTGTTAAGTTCCTTCGAAAGTCACTTAATCGGGCTTAAGTAGTTTATCACAGCTTATTCTGGAGAAGATCCCCTGTCCCCAATTTCGCCCCCTTTTCTCCTACCTTTAACTAAGAAAATGTTTTTCCCCGTTTCACGCTCTAAGTGATTTTCATGTATGAAGGGCGACAACCGAAGGAGGAGATTGGGAGGAACTACAATAGCTGCGGAAATTTTAGGAACTGTGTATAAAGTTTTACCTGGGGGAATGTAAAAAATGTCTTGcataaaaagtttttaattgccaTGTGCTCTTGGCCGAAAAAAGTACGTGGCGAAGAGGGAAGTTTGCTGTAGTAATTAGTTGGGCCTGCTTGAAGCTGCAAATTAAGCCATAATTATGCACAGCCAGCGACACTTTCAAGGAGTTGACTGAGCCATCAAGAGGCTCAGTACAAACTGGTACTACCCCTCAACCGAACATCCTCAAAAACCACAGGCATCGCAAAGTCTAACCGCAACAATTGGCCAACAAGTTGTCGCTGGTCAACAGTTCATACAACATCAACACAAAAAagtatacaaaatatttgcttaaaacATAAAGTTGGTCCTCGCAGAGGAATTGAGCTGAAACGTTTGGAGCTGGAACGGTTTGAGCGAAATGCAACGGTGGCAACCGACTGGAACACTCGCAGGATAATTTCCCTCTGGCAAAAGGACTCGGCAATGAGGGACAAGATAGAAAGGCGGCGACAATTGCAGCTGCCTTTTCATTCTTGGATTCCTGCAGTTCTGTATTCTGGTCATAGACCATTTTCCACCATTGTTACGCCAGATTGCTGATGATGGCGATGGAGAGGGGGTGAAGGACAAGGACATGACTGATAAGCGTGGCAGCGACACTGTCAAAGGTTGTGATTGATGCACACAGGTTGTAGCTGCTGTCAGGACAGAGGACATTAAGTGCGAATCACAATCAACCGCaattgaaatggtttcagaagAACAAAAAATGGAAACAGCTTAATAGtgcaaatttttaaaatatgcaaataccAATTGGCTTGTCAGAGAATGgacaacagaaaaaaaaactgcttATCTCATGTGAATATGCATGCGATTTGTGgtgaaattaaattgcatttcgGTTAAATTATACGTTCGGATTAATCTACATCTAAATTACCATACATGTGTTCAAAAATCAATAATcattaatcaaaaataaacaaaaagactattaaatatttaaagcaaaGGTATTAATAATATGATAATTTATGTGCTGCTCagtttacatatatttaatttttaggcAATGGCGTAAGCTTCAAGTAAGTCCTATTCAATAGTTTCGTACCTCTTCACGACTCATTTTCAGAGGCTCCACTGTACAATAATTGCTGTTGGTCTTTCACCTTTGCTACTGTCAGCGCACTAACTGTAAACGATGTTTTCTCGATGAAGCTCAACTGCAGTCGCACACACGTGCAAGGACACTCACCTGAACTCACCTGCCGACCGCCCACTTGGCCTTTGGCACTTTGTCAATTCACAAACAAAAACGAATTGTACCAGGATTATCGAGgaacacacatacgcacagGTGTACAGTGAGCATGGGCGCCCACTCGCGTTCTCGCTTTGCATTTCATGGCTatagtttttgctttttggccaagCAGAGGCACCCCCAACTAACAACGGTATGGATAAATAATGTATGAGAAATACCACAGATATAATACCTAAATAAGAATCTTTCAGATAAAATAGTTGGACCACTGTTATTGATATACGAGTGTATAGTCGCGGGATGTTTATAATTTAAAGAAGTGAGAATGTTTTGTGGAGATTTTTATGTCAggtcaaaaataattttgtgaACAGtttactttaaaatatttaactatCGGTCTGCTGAagagtatatattttatagttGAAGATGGAAGAAGTTTCCCCTTCGGTTCCAGTTCGAAAGCCATGTGGGACGTTTAAACCTCCGGCCATCTACCAGAAGCTGATGGTGGACAATCTGACTGTCATTCGACCGCCCATCCTGAAGATCTTCTACTGGGAGAGCTTTGAAATAACCAGGTGAGAAGGATACTAAGTTGCGTCGAGGCTATAACCATATAACCTATGCGCAGCTTAAATCAGAAGCTGCGATCGAACCGCATAGAGCATGAGCATACATTCAAGATCCCTATTCGCCAGATCCACAGTCATCCCCTGAAAATGGTCTTCTGGATCCGTAATCTATCGGCCGCGAATGCCAAGTTGACTCTAAAGCGAATCCAAAACTGTCAATGCCAGCCGCTGCAGACCCAAGTCGGATTCAATCAGTTCCGCCAGCTCTTCCACTGCCCACACCGCAGACTGCTCCACATCAGCCAGGAGATCCTGTCTATCAAGCCAGATGAGGTGGTGGCCCTCACCGTAACGGCCTATTTCTTTTTGTACGGCGAACACCTTCTAACCTACGAAGTTCAGTAAGTGAATACAGTTGGAAGAAAGTGGTATGTGATATGATTTCATTATTCAGCACCGAAGACAATCGCAAGTTTCTATGGCATTTTCATCTGGAGATCTCGTCCTTTGACCCCGAAAAGTGTCTACTCACTAAAGAGCTGCTGCCGGTAAACATAAAAAGCTTTTACCATATAACGCAGCCGTTGTGGGTCCAAAATATCACGATGTCACACTTGTCATTCTCGTTTGCTTCAAGGGATCGTGGACTCAAGCTGCTCAATATGAATCTCACCGTGCCTCGACAGAGTGTGTGGCCCCTCCTGGTGGACTATCGACCACTGGACTACGAAAATGAGGTTACGCATATATATGTTACCAGACATTTTCCTAAATAAGctataatttatatatcacTCAGGCGGAAATTGTCTTAACTTATGAAAATACCAAGGCTCGCTACAAAATTAAAGCACGAGGCGTGCTGACTGACGAGAAGGAGCAGACGGACATGCCCTTGAAGGAGCGGGAATGCGTCGACTTCCTGCACGTCATCTATCCCAATAGAGTTAACTTCGAAGTTTGCCTGCGTGAAGATCGGACGCAGCTCGTCAATGTCCATAACTACGGACAGCAATGCATGGAGTTCCGATGGCAGAGGTAAGCTTAATATAGATGTGGCACCCATTTGATCTAGAAAAAGTACTTAAATCAAAGCCCCCATTTCATTTACTTACCCGTTGCAGCTACATAATCAACGATTTTTTTGCGGTGGTGTTCAACCCGCCTATTTTCCGGCTCAAGGGCCATCACTCGAAGCTGTGCGAGATCAGAGTGACGGTGTTTGACCGACTGGTCCACTTCCGCCGCATTCCCATCGTGCTGGAGGTGCACCGCATCCTTGATCGCGCCACCATCATAGCgaagcaggagctggaggaggtgGAGTCAATCGACGATCCCAAATGGAAAGAGGACAGCTACGTGGAGCACGTCTATCTGCACCTGAACATCCGCACCACTATTAAGCCCGCTCTGGACTCTGAGGAGCTGGAACCGGGCGATAGAATCGACCCCACGGCTGGACCAGAACCCTGTAGTCAAGTTGGTCCTGGGGAAGCCAGGAGAGGCAACGGCTCGGGTGACGGGCCATCGACACCTGCACCGAACACCGAGGAGCAGCGCAAAGAGGCCGAGCGCAAGGAGCTGATCTCCCGACTGGTGGCCAAGAACAAACTCAATCCGAACGAGATCATCGAGCTCAGCATGGCCATTGACCAGCGGATCACCATTTTCGAGAAGCTCTTCTGGAAGTACCTCAGCAAGTCCAAGTTCATGCGAATCAATGGCGAGCGCAAGCGTCAGAAGGTGGTCAAGACCTACGAGCAAGTGGTGTCCCCGGATAAGACGACTCCCCTGGAGGCAGCATCGGAAATTGATCGAAAGTAAGTTTTCGTGTGGAAAACGGAGTCTATTAGGGCGTTACTTAATATCTActgttttttgattttaaaatagCCTTAAAtcataattcaaataatttattggaaatattaATTGATTCCTTACTTCCAGTCACATCATGGATCTGCTGTCCCGACTGATGCAGGAGGCCATCAACGACTTGGCCAAGAACTGGGTCTTTATTCCGGCGCAGTACTACGAACGCAACCATTAGGTGTTCCCTCCGTTAAATAAATGCATTCTACCTTCATCTACCCTCCTGCAATTCGTATCCTTGGTTTTCCTGGTCCCGCGATGAATTCCACTTCGTTGTGGGTTGTCCGCGCCGGAAATTTATGTAAGATTTCGCACGAGTTGAAAGCCGACGCCGAAAATGCTGCCGAATTTATGTGTCTGCATACGGCCTTTTAGGACTTTTCACGCAgacagtgggcgtggccgtttGGGGAGTTTAATAGCAATGGTCAGACAATTTTACGCGAGTATTTATATCTCAACGCTTGCTTTTAGTTAGGAAAGCTTTCAAGTGGTCAAATGTTCGCCCATTAAGTATCTTAATATTCGCAATTTTTAGGTATGGTAAGTCGAGGTTGCACTGGGCAAGCTGTTGTATATATAAACGGATTTTTTTGacagtaaatattttattaaaacaataaTAGCTTTAGCATTAGCAtccaatataataaaaaaaaatactataaataaatataaatgcaaataaaatatattttaaccttttttattgaattttcatttggtACTAGTACACATGTTTGATAACTTTAAAATTTGAACTTCCCGCGCTTGGTATTTTTCGATTTGACCAAGCGGTCACTCTCTATCCTTGTCACACACCATTTATAGCGAGTGCATAACCCTTATTTAGCGGGAGCGATGAAATTGTATTTCAAGAAAAAAATGGTATTTTTCAATTCTATTAATACGGCCACACTTTTATCTAGCGCGTCActtgatttaaaaaatttcCAAACCAAACGTAAATTCCAGTACATAAATCAACCTGAATTGTGATAAAAACCGAGAAATTGGTACCTAAAAAGCAATTGCAGTGTTTTCCTATTGATTCAGCACCACGGGGACAGTTGCGACATCGAATCCGCAGGAGCCGCCTTCGACGGTCCAAAAAAGAGACGCCAAGTTCCGCAGCGCGCACTTCGCCTTTCCATTGCATCGAAATTCCTGGAATTTCCAGGCGCGGACACGATGAGCAAGGACATATACTACTCCGACAAGTACTACGATGAGCAGTTCGAGTACAGGTGAGTGCCGCACTGATCCCGCGACCAGTTGGATGCAGAGAAGCAACTGTAAAATACCCTCATCCCGCAGACATGTGGTTTTGCCAAAGGAGCTGGTCAAAATGGTGCCCAAGACCCATCTGATGACGGAGGCCGAGTGGCGATCAATTGGCGTGCAGCAGTCGCGCGGATGGATCCACTACATGATCCATAAGCCGGAGCCCCACATCCTCCTGTTTCGGCGACCCAAAACGGATTAGATAACCGGCGGtagcagcagtagcaacaacaactgcatcAGATACACATACTTCGAAACCACATAGCCTGTAGCACATACCTATATATCCGGCAGCTGCTGCCGATATTCTGTattggcggtggtggtggttgctgcCAAACAACCAACTGTTGCACAAACATcaacaacatcatcatcatcattatcatagGTACTCAGGGATCCCCTAGAAACTACTTATTGTTTGTGCTTCGTAATACTCTCTTTTTAACATGTTTGCCCCGCATTATCCCCTTCTATTTATATAGCACCTAGAGCTAATGATAAGTTTGCCATTTTCGTACACCTTAGTGCTGGGAGATATTTCTGAGGCAGCGTTTCCTAATTATTCCTCAAGCTCCCACCAATTTTACCATGTTGCCATTTCGAAACGGAAGCGAAAAGAAGAATTTTGCTCACTTCTTATAAGCTTAAATGAAATCTGATTTGTGATCTTGAAATTCTTAATCAATAATACATATGCTTACACATAATAtaataaacttaaaataaatatgtttaatgTATGGATAGGCTTGAAGCGTTGATTGCTTGAAGTTTTCCCTAATCGATTAAATCTGTATGTTTCTCTTATCAAGTTTTGGGCTACAAATGGATATAGAGAAAAGCAAGCCAGCATATATGTAATTGTGAGTGAGAAGTATTCGGATAGTATATTTCGATCGTGAGCTTCGTTTCAAATCGTGTAAGTAAGCAATATACGCAATCGCCTAATTATTAGAacaatgttttgtttactgtATCTTCCCAGCTATCTagacatatatttataaattcgGATTGGCTAGAGCTTGTTCTAACTCGACCGCTTCTTAGGCCCCCCACCAAAGGCTCATCCTCATTACGAGGCATTTTCTGAATTAACTTTGGTCCATCAACACCGACCAGAATCTAATTATTCAGTTATTTATATACCGCAACATAGCAACCCGATTGGCGTGCAATTTCCAACCTCAACAATCTTCGCTGGTGTGTGACTTGTGAAATTTCCAGTGTCAAAAATGAAGATCGACAGTTCCGGTCCGAATGTGTGTACTGTGCCCATGGCAGCACCTCACCTCTCCACATGAGCCAGCGCTGACCCATCCGAAGGGGCAGATCCAGTGGGCTGGGGAGTCCAAATGCCCGGCTGCCACGTTTAGGGACTACGGCAATCGCTGTCAACTGTGGCCCGCCACTTAGCAGCATCCCATCCTCCGGCCTGCTCTTCCGCAGTTTGAGCATACCACACTCATTTCCCACCAGcatggaactggaactggccCCCAAGGCAAATCGAATTGAAGCAGATCAAAGGCAGCTGCAGCtgtgatgatgctgctgctgatttttattgctttattTCTGCCAATGATATTTATTGTGGTACGAATATGAAACCGGAAACGCTCGACTAACATTCTTTAGGTCAGCCTAGGGCTCGGTCCCACTTTCTTGCTGGTTCCCTTAGATTCTGACCATTGTATTCCCAGTGTACCCAATCAGGTTCAAGTAGTCCATGGCTATGCCCATTGTTCCCGCTTTTTTGGGGTTGTTTGTCACGATCTTTTTGAAATTATGAGGTGTAATCATTGCTGGATTGGGTAATGCACAAACTTGACCCACTTATAGAGCGAGCAAGTTATGACATAATAATAAACCAGATCTAAAAAGAATCTCGCTTTCTTTCATCTAGAGCAGAGGAAGACCTTGAAGCAGCCGGAAAATCCGCCTGATTGCCATTGCCCACAATGCGAGGATGATCAGTGCAGTGTCCGCACAATGCAGCCACTAATGGAAAGGAAATAATCGAAAGTTGAAGCCCAGTAACTGGAACTACCATAATGAGTTCCTTTCATTGCACTCCTCCCAGCCCGGCAGAGCGAAACAAGGCGCGACAAATTACGCGgccaacgctgcgtatgcgttaCGTGAAATGCGATGGGCCAAAGGCAGCGCAGTCGGCAGAAGCAGCGGCTTTTGATGAATGAAAGTCAACCctcggcagcagcagcacacacACCCGCAACTCGGATGCCGACGTCGCCGTCGCTGCCAGCGTGCAATTTGCGCGGTAGCTTGCTATATTTCgaatttgatttcgatttaGTTTCTAGTACTGTTTTACAAACCGACGAGTCAGGTTCTACTGCCGCTGCTAGCAGAGCCGACCAGACCACATCGTCAGAAATCGGATTCGGAATCGGTGTGTGGGATCACTGCCTGATCAGAAGTCAGTTGCCATTTAGCCGCGTGCTCGGGACCACGCGCTCCTCCGATCCTCCCCCGTTTCGATTAGGGCTCGTGCCTGAAGGGTTCTTTAATACGTCGGGAGTTGTTCCCAGCCTGCGGCACATGTGAATAACTTTGCTTGTAAGTTCTACGGTGATTGCTGGCAGATAGTCAAGCTATCAGACTATATCCGATTATAAACTTGACATAAAGGAATCCTCTGCCTTGAATACTATATTGTGAAATCCTTCAAATAACTCAAGGGAATTTACGTTAgtgttttcaatatttatatttgcttcCAAGTGAGTGTCTCTTGTGAGAGGAAACGCTTTTTGTTGCCGGGTAATGCGTATTTAGTCGCTGTTTTGCTACCCtgtaaacaattaaatttataaaaccTTGCGATGGCGTAGTAAAtgtgtgccaaaaaatattttaaattttatttattcatgttatttattttttaatgacgCCTTAGTACATTTACTTACGAAGCCGTAACATATTTGAGAAATCACTTGTTAGATGGCACAGCTAAAATCTTAGTACAATTTTCTGTATAGACGATAACCGTGTGAAAATCATAAGGAACATATCCTAGTGGGCAATTTCGATCCGTAAATTATTGCTTATAGGCTTTCTGAACTTGCAAGAGGATGAGACGCAGTGTGCTTCCCATCCAGTATTTATTTACTTGTCATCTAATCGATTTACTCTTCTCCAAGGGAGAGCGTGAATAATTTCCGATTTCTATGGCTGATAAGACGCTGAACAACCTCCCGAATAACCTTGGTAGAACGCCCACCCACTTTTGCATAGACAGAGGCGTGTCAAACTGTTACCACGGTTTATGTGCATATGTTTCGCTTTggttttaattctttttatttttagcacACAAAGTGCGATGCACCAAAATAGTTTATCTGCTCTCTCGCCATAATAATGAGAAAATGAGGAAAAGACATCGTATTAAGAAGGtgtaattatattattatatgtaaaaTGTTTGCGAATTTTTAAATCTTCCCTCtcgcatttgcataaattttctCACCTAAATAAAAAAACGATCATAAATCGGGCATCATTAATATGCCAAAACTCCAATTTACGATTAATGATTATCTAGAATTTTACCCGCGTGCTTTTGCACTTTTTATTCTTCATTTTGCGGAACCATAGTGATCTTGATAAGCTGTTTTGAGATAGTCAGACATTCAGTCTATAGATTACAGCGACAAGGGCTGTCGG contains the following coding sequences:
- the LOC6611797 gene encoding uncharacterized protein LOC6611797 isoform X2; amino-acid sequence: MVFWIRNLSAANAKLTLKRIQNCQCQPLQTQVGFNQFRQLFHCPHRRLLHISQEILSIKPDEVVALTVTAYFFLYGEHLLTYEVHTEDNRKFLWHFHLEISSFDPEKCLLTKELLPVNIKSFYHITQPLWVQNITMSHLSFSFASRDRGLKLLNMNLTVPRQSVWPLLVDYRPLDYENEAEIVLTYENTKARYKIKARGVLTDEKEQTDMPLKERECVDFLHVIYPNRVNFEVCLREDRTQLVNVHNYGQQCMEFRWQSYIINDFFAVVFNPPIFRLKGHHSKLCEIRVTVFDRLVHFRRIPIVLEVHRILDRATIIAKQELEEVESIDDPKWKEDSYVEHVYLHLNIRTTIKPALDSEELEPGDRIDPTAGPEPCSQVGPGEARRGNGSGDGPSTPAPNTEEQRKEAERKELISRLVAKNKLNPNEIIELSMAIDQRITIFEKLFWKYLSKSKFMRINGERKRQKVVKTYEQVVSPDKTTPLEAASEIDRNHIMDLLSRLMQEAINDLAKNWVFIPAQYYERNH
- the LOC6611798 gene encoding cyclin-dependent kinases regulatory subunit; protein product: MSKDIYYSDKYYDEQFEYRHVVLPKELVKMVPKTHLMTEAEWRSIGVQQSRGWIHYMIHKPEPHILLFRRPKTD
- the LOC6611797 gene encoding uncharacterized protein LOC6611797 isoform X1 is translated as MEEVSPSVPVRKPCGTFKPPAIYQKLMVDNLTVIRPPILKIFYWESFEITSLNQKLRSNRIEHEHTFKIPIRQIHSHPLKMVFWIRNLSAANAKLTLKRIQNCQCQPLQTQVGFNQFRQLFHCPHRRLLHISQEILSIKPDEVVALTVTAYFFLYGEHLLTYEVHTEDNRKFLWHFHLEISSFDPEKCLLTKELLPVNIKSFYHITQPLWVQNITMSHLSFSFASRDRGLKLLNMNLTVPRQSVWPLLVDYRPLDYENEAEIVLTYENTKARYKIKARGVLTDEKEQTDMPLKERECVDFLHVIYPNRVNFEVCLREDRTQLVNVHNYGQQCMEFRWQSYIINDFFAVVFNPPIFRLKGHHSKLCEIRVTVFDRLVHFRRIPIVLEVHRILDRATIIAKQELEEVESIDDPKWKEDSYVEHVYLHLNIRTTIKPALDSEELEPGDRIDPTAGPEPCSQVGPGEARRGNGSGDGPSTPAPNTEEQRKEAERKELISRLVAKNKLNPNEIIELSMAIDQRITIFEKLFWKYLSKSKFMRINGERKRQKVVKTYEQVVSPDKTTPLEAASEIDRNHIMDLLSRLMQEAINDLAKNWVFIPAQYYERNH
- the LOC6611797 gene encoding uncharacterized protein LOC6611797 isoform X3 → MEEVSPSVPVRKPCGTFKPPAIYQKLMVDNLTVIRPPILKIFYWESFEITRSTVIP